One Paucibacter aquatile genomic window, CAGGCCCCAGGCTGGATTGCGGCTGCGCAGCTCGGCGTCAAAGGCCAGGTTGCTGGGCGCCGTCGGCTCGCCCGGCACGACAAAAGGGCCGTAAACCGTCAGCAGACCGGTCTTGGCCAGATGCCGGGACGCGCCCTGAAACAGACCTTTGGCGCTGGAGCTGGGGGCGATGTGCAACATGTTCGCGCAGTGGATCAGGTCCAGCGGCAGATGCCCGGCCGGCAAGCCCCAGTCAGCGTCTTGGACATCGAGGGCCAGGGCTGCAGGCCCTTGCGGCCACCAGGCGGCGATGGAGGCGCGGGCCTCGGGCGAGGGGTCGGAGGCCAGCCAATGCCAGCCGGGCAGGCCGGCGGCGAAGTGGGCGATGTGCTGGCCACTGCCGCTGGCGATCTCCAGCGCCCGGCCGCGGGGCGGCAGCAGGGCTTGCAAGGCCTCCAGCATGGGTTGTTTGTTGCGCTCGGCGGCCGGCGAGTGCCGGGCGCCAGGTGATTCGGGCAAGGCTGAGGACATCAAAACTCCGGCGGGCAATCGAAGGACCAGCCGTGTTCCGGCAGGCTCAGGTGGCAGGCGTGCAGCAGCAGGCGAGGTGCGGGGTGCTCGGGTGCGTACAAGGCATCGCCCACGATGGGGTGGCCCAGGGCCAGCATGTGCATTCGCAACTGGTGGGTGCGGCCGGTGATGGGCTCCAGCTCGACGCGGGTGCAAGCCTGGCCCTCGTGCAGCTCATGGCCGAGCACGCGGTAGCGGGTCTGCGAAGGCTTGCCTTGTTCGAAGCAGACCTTCTGGCGCGGCCGATTTGGCCAGTCGGTGATCAGGGGCAGGTCGATCAGCTGCCAGTCCGCTCCCGCCGCCAGGCTGCCTCGCAGCACCGCGATATAGCGCTTGTGCACGCGGCGCTCGGCAAAGTCCTGGCTCAGGCTGCGCTGCCACTCGGGGCCTCGTGCCAGCAGCAGCAGGCCGGAGGTGGCCATGTCCAGGCGGTGGACGATCAGGGCCTCGGGAAAGCGGGCTTGGGCGCGGTGGATGGCGCAGTCCTGCTTGTCCTCGCCGCGGCCGGGCACGGACAGCAGGCCGCTGGGCTTGTTCAGCAGCAGGATCTCCTCGCGCTCAACCAGCAGGTTCAGGGCGGGCAGGGGTTCCACCTTCAGAACTGGTCCACCCAGCCCGACTGCAAGGCCGATTGCGGGTTGGAGCCGGCCGCGCGCACGGCGGCCAGGGCTGCCTCGCGCGGCAGGCCCAGGCTTTTCAGCACACAGGCGGCCACGGTGCCGGTGCGGCCGATGCCGGCGGCGCAGTGCAGCAGCACCTGCTCGCCCAGCACCAGGCTGTGGGCGATCTGCTCCACACCCTGGCGGAAGGCCAGCGGGTCGGCACCGAGGCCGAAGTCACGCATGGGCAGGTGCTGCCAGCGGAAGGGCAGCCGGCCCTCGGCGATCGCCTTGTGATAGCCGGGCGAGAGCTGGGCCACCTCTTCGAGCGGGTTCAGGCAGACCACCAGATGCAGCTGGCGCAATCGCGCTTCGTCGAGGAAGGCGGGCCAGGATTCGAGGCGGCCGGGCATGGATTGCAGCCACAGGCGACCCGAGGAATGTGGATCCAGCGCAGGCAGGGAAACGGGGCGAAACGGCATGTTGTCAGGGCTTCAGGGAAGGCGGGCGGGCTCGGCGCTCAGCCAGGGGCCATCGAGGATATCGCGGGTTTCTTGCACGGCGATGGTCCAGAGCCGCTCCATCACCTCGGGCGGCTGCTGGTAGTGGCCGCCGTAGCAGCCATCGCCGAGGTAGGCGCGCTTGGCGACCGGGTCCATCAAGGCCATGCGGGCGTAGTCGACCAGGGGCTTGGGTGCATCGGGCAGGGCGACGCCGGGCAGACGGGTCAGGCCCTCGAAATTCTCCGTCCAACTGGCGTGCGAGGCCTGCGGGTCCTGCTCGCGCACAAAAGCCATGGTGCGCGGTGCCGCCCACCAGTTGTGCCATTTGAGCTGGATGCCCGGCAGCTCGGCGCCCAAGGCCTGCAAGAGCGCGGAGGCGCCGTTGTTACCGCCATGGCCGTTGACGATGACGATGCGGCGAAAACCATGCTGGTGCAGCGAGCCGATCAGGTCACGCAAGACCTGCAGCAAGGTCTCCAGACGCAAGCTCATGGTGCCAGGGTAGGCCATGTAAGTGGGTGTGACGCCGTAGGCCTGGGCCGGAAAAACGGGCACACCCAG contains:
- a CDS encoding protein-tyrosine phosphatase family protein, whose protein sequence is MPFRPVSLPALDPHSSGRLWLQSMPGRLESWPAFLDEARLRQLHLVVCLNPLEEVAQLSPGYHKAIAEGRLPFRWQHLPMRDFGLGADPLAFRQGVEQIAHSLVLGEQVLLHCAAGIGRTGTVAACVLKSLGLPREAALAAVRAAGSNPQSALQSGWVDQF
- a CDS encoding creatininase family protein is translated as MRIKDCNWSMVERYLRQDDRAVLPLGSVEQHAFLSLAVDAILAEEVAAAAAEPLGVPVFPAQAYGVTPTYMAYPGTMSLRLETLLQVLRDLIGSLHQHGFRRIVIVNGHGGNNGASALLQALGAELPGIQLKWHNWWAAPRTMAFVREQDPQASHASWTENFEGLTRLPGVALPDAPKPLVDYARMALMDPVAKRAYLGDGCYGGHYQQPPEVMERLWTIAVQETRDILDGPWLSAEPARLP
- a CDS encoding DUF938 domain-containing protein; this translates as MSSALPESPGARHSPAAERNKQPMLEALQALLPPRGRALEIASGSGQHIAHFAAGLPGWHWLASDPSPEARASIAAWWPQGPAALALDVQDADWGLPAGHLPLDLIHCANMLHIAPSSSAKGLFQGASRHLAKTGLLTVYGPFVVPGEPTAPSNLAFDAELRSRNPAWGLRQLDQVLACAQDAGLRLRERIGMPANNLLLVWERQP
- a CDS encoding pseudouridine synthase, with the translated sequence MEPLPALNLLVEREEILLLNKPSGLLSVPGRGEDKQDCAIHRAQARFPEALIVHRLDMATSGLLLLARGPEWQRSLSQDFAERRVHKRYIAVLRGSLAAGADWQLIDLPLITDWPNRPRQKVCFEQGKPSQTRYRVLGHELHEGQACTRVELEPITGRTHQLRMHMLALGHPIVGDALYAPEHPAPRLLLHACHLSLPEHGWSFDCPPEF